Proteins encoded together in one Telopea speciosissima isolate NSW1024214 ecotype Mountain lineage chromosome 6, Tspe_v1, whole genome shotgun sequence window:
- the LOC122665307 gene encoding binding partner of ACD11 1-like isoform X1 has product MSVRTVKVSNVSLSAIEQDIKEFFSFSGEIEYVEMQSGNERSQIAYVTFKDSQGAETAQLLSGATIVDLSVSITPAPDYQLPPGASAPPTPKETKATSGAETAVQKAEDVVSSMLAKGFILGKDALNKAKALDEKHQFTSTATAKVASLDKKIGLSEKISVGTSVVNDKVKEMDQKFQVSEKTKSAFAAAEHTVSNAGSAIMKNRYVLTGASWVTGAFNKVAKAAGEVGQMTKEKVGMAEEEQRREMVDAYAQVLSESPKAEEGDKPTKPGPAPAQGLIL; this is encoded by the exons ATGTCG GTACGAACAGTGAAAGTCAGCAATGTCTCCTTGAGTGCAATAGAGCAAGACATCAAGGAATTCTTCTCATTTTCTGGTGAAATCGAATATGTTGAGATGCAGAG TGGGAATGAGCGGTCTCAAATTGCATATGTTACTTTCAAGGATTCTCAGGGGGCAGAGACTGCACAACTTCTTTCG GGAGCAACAATAGTTGATCTGTCCgtctccataactccagctcCAGATTACCAGTTACCACCTGGTGCTTCAGCTCCTCCTACA CCAAAGGAAACCAAAGCTACTAGTGGTGCTGAAACTGCAGTGCAAAAGGCAGAAGATGTTGTTAGTAGCATGCTTGCGAAGGGTTTTATCTTGGGCAAGGATGCCCTTAACAAAGCAAAGGCCTTAGACGAGAAGCACCAATTCACATCCACAGCCACTGCGAAGGTTGCTTCACTGGACAAAAAGATTGGGCTCAGTGAGAAAATAAGTGTGGGCACGTCTGTTGTCAATGACAAAGTCAAGGAAATGGACCAGAAATTTCAGGTTtctgaaaaaacaaaatctgCTTTTGCAGCTGCTGAACATACAGTCAGTAATGCTGGGTCTGCCATCATGAAGAACCGGTATGTACTCACAGGGGCTTCATGGGTAACTGGGGCCTTCAATAAGGTTGCTAAGGCAGCCGGGGAAGTTGGGCAGATGACGAAAGAAAAGGTTGGCATGGCTGAggaagaacagagaagagaaatggTGGATGCTTATGCTCAGGTACTGTCTGAGTCTCCAAAAGCTGAAGAAGGTGACAAGCCTACCAAACCTGGCCCTGCGCCTGCACAAGGATTGATCCTTTGA
- the LOC122665307 gene encoding binding partner of ACD11 1-like isoform X2, giving the protein MSVRTVKVSNVSLSAIEQDIKEFFSFSGEIEYVEMQSGNERSQIAYVTFKDSQGAETAQLLSGATIVDLSVSITPAPDYQLPPGASAPPTETKATSGAETAVQKAEDVVSSMLAKGFILGKDALNKAKALDEKHQFTSTATAKVASLDKKIGLSEKISVGTSVVNDKVKEMDQKFQVSEKTKSAFAAAEHTVSNAGSAIMKNRYVLTGASWVTGAFNKVAKAAGEVGQMTKEKVGMAEEEQRREMVDAYAQVLSESPKAEEGDKPTKPGPAPAQGLIL; this is encoded by the exons ATGTCG GTACGAACAGTGAAAGTCAGCAATGTCTCCTTGAGTGCAATAGAGCAAGACATCAAGGAATTCTTCTCATTTTCTGGTGAAATCGAATATGTTGAGATGCAGAG TGGGAATGAGCGGTCTCAAATTGCATATGTTACTTTCAAGGATTCTCAGGGGGCAGAGACTGCACAACTTCTTTCG GGAGCAACAATAGTTGATCTGTCCgtctccataactccagctcCAGATTACCAGTTACCACCTGGTGCTTCAGCTCCTCCTACA GAAACCAAAGCTACTAGTGGTGCTGAAACTGCAGTGCAAAAGGCAGAAGATGTTGTTAGTAGCATGCTTGCGAAGGGTTTTATCTTGGGCAAGGATGCCCTTAACAAAGCAAAGGCCTTAGACGAGAAGCACCAATTCACATCCACAGCCACTGCGAAGGTTGCTTCACTGGACAAAAAGATTGGGCTCAGTGAGAAAATAAGTGTGGGCACGTCTGTTGTCAATGACAAAGTCAAGGAAATGGACCAGAAATTTCAGGTTtctgaaaaaacaaaatctgCTTTTGCAGCTGCTGAACATACAGTCAGTAATGCTGGGTCTGCCATCATGAAGAACCGGTATGTACTCACAGGGGCTTCATGGGTAACTGGGGCCTTCAATAAGGTTGCTAAGGCAGCCGGGGAAGTTGGGCAGATGACGAAAGAAAAGGTTGGCATGGCTGAggaagaacagagaagagaaatggTGGATGCTTATGCTCAGGTACTGTCTGAGTCTCCAAAAGCTGAAGAAGGTGACAAGCCTACCAAACCTGGCCCTGCGCCTGCACAAGGATTGATCCTTTGA